The proteins below are encoded in one region of Reichenbachiella sp. 5M10:
- a CDS encoding peptidoglycan DD-metalloendopeptidase family protein, translating to MAKKKGRKRILSVGVLAVALIGVHFFILEQDQDQVEQVIVEDTVTVAAPVYVPNYYYGIVIDSLHVFEGQIQRNETLADILTAYNVPYEKINEAAKNSKSVFDVRKFGVRKPYTVLYSGDSIKQATHFIYKPNAIDFVVFELRDSVGIYQSSREIRYVEKELAGDIQTSLYIDMLNQGGDVDLVNNLAEVFGWQVDFFGVQKGDHYKIIYDERYVDDEYIGSGKIKAAYFNHINEPYYGIYFDQGDGQDYFDPKGESLRREFLKAPLTFTRISSRYSGRRYHPVQKRFKAHLGTDYAAPRGTPIFAAADGTVTEARYKSNNGNYVKIKHNGNISTQYLHMSKIATGMRPGKKVKRGETIGFVGSTGLATGPHLCYRFWKNGVQVDALKVDLPPSEPIDSLHRAEFDSLSQVYVARLDRMAIPVDSVHEELTAELVQH from the coding sequence ATGGCGAAAAAGAAGGGACGAAAAAGAATACTGTCGGTCGGCGTACTGGCGGTAGCATTGATAGGAGTACATTTTTTTATACTAGAGCAAGACCAAGATCAGGTGGAGCAAGTGATCGTGGAGGATACCGTGACGGTAGCGGCTCCCGTCTATGTGCCCAACTACTATTATGGGATTGTGATTGATTCTTTGCATGTCTTTGAGGGGCAGATCCAGCGCAATGAGACGCTGGCAGATATCCTCACGGCATACAACGTGCCCTATGAGAAGATCAATGAAGCAGCCAAAAACTCCAAATCAGTATTTGATGTACGGAAGTTCGGGGTGCGCAAGCCCTATACCGTATTGTACTCCGGAGACAGTATCAAGCAAGCGACACATTTTATCTACAAGCCCAATGCAATAGATTTTGTTGTATTTGAACTGAGAGATTCCGTAGGGATCTATCAGAGTTCGCGTGAGATTCGCTATGTTGAGAAAGAACTCGCAGGGGATATTCAGACCTCTCTCTATATCGATATGCTCAATCAAGGAGGGGACGTGGACTTGGTCAACAACTTGGCAGAAGTGTTTGGTTGGCAAGTGGATTTCTTTGGGGTGCAAAAAGGAGATCACTACAAAATCATCTATGATGAGCGCTATGTGGATGACGAATACATCGGATCTGGCAAAATCAAAGCTGCGTATTTCAATCACATCAATGAGCCCTACTATGGTATTTATTTTGATCAAGGTGATGGGCAGGATTATTTTGACCCGAAAGGGGAAAGTCTACGTCGAGAGTTTCTCAAGGCTCCTTTGACTTTCACGCGGATTAGTTCGCGCTACTCGGGGCGTAGGTATCATCCGGTGCAGAAGCGCTTCAAAGCACATCTCGGTACGGACTATGCTGCTCCACGCGGTACGCCGATCTTTGCGGCGGCAGACGGGACAGTGACCGAAGCGAGATACAAGTCCAACAACGGAAACTACGTCAAGATCAAGCACAATGGCAATATCTCGACGCAGTACCTCCATATGTCTAAAATCGCCACAGGAATGAGACCTGGCAAGAAAGTCAAGCGTGGGGAAACCATCGGTTTTGTAGGGTCTACGGGTCTAGCGACTGGCCCACATTTGTGCTATCGTTTTTGGAAGAACGGCGTACAGGTAGACGCTCTCAAAGTGGATTTGCCGCCATCTGAGCCAATCGATTCTCTGCACAGAGCGGAGTTTGACTCGCTCTCGCAGGTCTATGTGGCTAGGCTGGATCGTATGGCTATTCCCGTGGATAGCGTACACGAAGAACTGACGGCCGAACTGGTTCAACATTAA
- a CDS encoding nitroreductase, giving the protein MKFDAVEVSKLLQNRRSIFPKQYSGERVSDEVIAEMLENANWAPTYKKTEPWRFKVFCDEGLKTLGDLQVAAVEKAEGKKVDKDKIKKLRNKPLECSHVIAIGMKRNKSIRKVEEICAVAAAVQNMHLTATAHGIGCYWSTGGVTFLEEAKPFFGLGKKDLLLGFLYIGMPAKDKWPTSKRKPIDKKVDWIRE; this is encoded by the coding sequence ATGAAATTCGATGCAGTGGAGGTAAGCAAATTGCTTCAAAACAGGAGGTCCATATTCCCCAAGCAGTACTCGGGTGAGCGTGTGTCTGATGAGGTCATCGCCGAGATGCTCGAAAATGCGAATTGGGCACCGACCTATAAAAAGACAGAGCCTTGGCGATTCAAGGTGTTTTGTGACGAGGGGTTGAAAACACTAGGGGATCTACAGGTAGCAGCGGTCGAAAAAGCCGAGGGAAAGAAAGTAGACAAGGACAAAATCAAGAAGCTCCGAAACAAACCTTTGGAGTGTTCGCATGTCATCGCGATCGGTATGAAACGCAACAAGTCCATCCGTAAGGTGGAGGAAATTTGTGCGGTAGCTGCCGCGGTACAAAATATGCATCTCACTGCGACTGCACATGGGATAGGTTGCTATTGGTCGACAGGCGGTGTGACATTCCTCGAAGAGGCCAAGCCTTTCTTTGGCCTAGGAAAAAAGGATCTGCTTTTAGGGTTCTTATACATCGGCATGCCCGCCAAAGACAAATGGCCAACCAGCAAGCGCAAACCTATCGACAAAAAAGTAGACTGGATCAGGGAGTAA